A single genomic interval of Thermoanaerobaculia bacterium harbors:
- a CDS encoding Rieske (2Fe-2S) protein, producing the protein PGELHVRHLLGRPVGIRQSGDGTISALELACRHQGADLSAGLREGGRGSIVTCPRHAWRYDLATGACLTEPDLPLRPLAVKDEGGRLYVDPIPRLDSD; encoded by the coding sequence CCCCTGGCGAGCTGCACGTGCGCCACCTGCTCGGACGCCCGGTCGGGATTCGTCAGTCCGGGGACGGCACGATCTCGGCCCTCGAGCTCGCCTGCCGCCACCAGGGCGCCGACCTCTCGGCCGGGCTCCGGGAGGGCGGGCGGGGCTCGATCGTGACCTGCCCGCGCCACGCCTGGCGCTACGACCTCGCCACCGGCGCCTGCCTCACCGAGCCGGACCTGCCGCTACGCCCGCTCGCCGTCAAGGACGAAGGCGGCCGGCTCTACGTCGACCCGATCCCCCGCCTCGACAGCGACTGA